The Phalacrocorax carbo chromosome 11, bPhaCar2.1, whole genome shotgun sequence genome includes a region encoding these proteins:
- the BCORL1 gene encoding BCL-6 corepressor-like protein 1, which yields MISTAPLYSGVHNWTSTERIRMCGLNEERRAPLSDEESKTSSSQHLGSQEFCVSSSLSKVELTAVSGGGSSVQGLDADGKVEEKLGPKLEEQPPDPNPNPECTGKTVKDDALGPLASQGDGRGQEPTTPRAAEQESSGADAAWTPADPHSDKQADAPPACSVAPEAEPAGKEKTTLSTGAQGPGVLAEGTLSVVVSSCNTSASTPATFTLNRVCFPTSQAPAMQKMPLSFQAGAVLSPSQSLVYIPPPSCGQPLSVATLPATLGVSSTLTLPVLPSYLHERCLPGIIASPELRSYPYTFSVTRPLASDAKVVSVEVNQLSCPSPSGGSGAQAPAEGGPPSTAGPSLSSSQPPLAASCGSAAPSSGTGAHARAPAAPEPPAPGAATSLSPLKSPPQLERETVFSPECSEMPLDLSSKSNRQKLPPPSQRKTPPMPILTPVHTSGKALLTTVLSKSQRAAQTTGSSVTSCLGTTPPLVIFPEFLRNGEQGSWVKNTTLISTIPGTYVGVANPVPASLLLSKDPGVSFSRDPRHLPKQEPISIIDQGEPRSAGVPCTKKANQVSTEGQQDPARRLLHGRVAPGAPLCQSKDISTWNPGQGSVYPRCPVNGKPSSPQLLPLGWSPYHQTPLLSIGISTAGQLPPSQNSSCKPAGAGELPTFPSVPPTESSTAAQSLPEGLPRLPPQEREAAAKSKSCRALPKLYEEPANAVPLDADPSLQTSALDVKAGKGKLDNPQKSQEGDQLEADATKEGGVQTEAPQGSCSLKQLDTKPKNQVLAAYLSHDLPAAGQQSLRMISEVPSVPTESQRQEPDCEGSQEPLAAEPLQCVPQVDLCRVKKERVECDVSFTSVTCLRAGTAPQAFAEVKLKGAGQIKQEGSVRCKSKRQHDGDTRQAHKRLKCQAQDGEESPSKSGSRSVHGRKWRKHHDNLRELGKREGRTGLGSLKDHNSLRVKRKRRRPAKAEFSSPAHRGDSHEEGCLEKKPKNNFRDFIPVVLSSRTRSQSGSIAGSSAGATEECDFICQEILPLLEEDQEEEEEEEEEETSLKRRKLRKSHRTSRYHSRRARDRSLSERSSCYTRRTRELPWRAESPRQLWEPNEEEEDDSHIKRKKRRRQKSRKYQTGEYLTEREEERGGYPHRRRKSKADFRYRKQKESGQGKGAELRLRSRLSPSPRKSQGRPDFRNGFFLEHSHSDSSPVQEELEKPSGKRKCKTKHLAGICDEGKAKGCWNQPKMRPLKKPQDLWTLCKSRRVSPGSCPELPMAQNVPPGARRLIVNKNAGETLLQRAARLGYKDVVLYCLQKKSSDVNHRDNAGYTALHEACARGWIDILHILLEHGANVNCSAQDGTRPVHDAVANDNLETMWLLLSYGADPTLATYSGQTAVKLATSEVMKRFLCDYLLDLQGRTDGDPRTAWDFYSSSVLEGKDSIGCDLLLNPPGSSDQEEEEQEADNFMFEFSDKPLLPSYNLQVSVSRAPCNWFLFSDVLKRLKLSSRIFQARFPHFEIATLPKAEFQRQVSLSQVLAQEEVQESPEPAQGTAETVELVHYEPELLQLLGSAVEYQAWSS from the exons ATGATCTCTACAGCACCTCTCTATAGCGGGGTGCACAACTGGACCAGCACAGAGCGGATTCGCATGTGTGGCCTCAACGAGGAGAG GAGAGCCCCCCTTTCTGATGAGGAGTCTAAAACGAGCAGCTCCCAGCACTTGGGGTCTCAAGAGTTTTGCGTCAGCAGCAGCCTTTCCAAG GTGGAGCTCACAGCAGTCAGCGGTGGTGGCAGCAGTGTCCAGGGGCTGGATGCTGATGGCAAGGTGGAGGAAAAGCTTGGGCCCAAACTGGAAGAGCAGCCACCTGATCCCAACCCAAACCCGGAGTGTACGGGAAAGACTGTGAAAGATGATGCCCTGGGCCCTCTGGCAAGCCAGGGGGATGGCAGAGGGCAGGAGCCCACAACCCCCAGAGCTGCGGAACAGGAGAGCAGTGGTGCTGATGCTGCCTGGACACCTGCAGATCCTCACAGTGACAAGCAGGCTGATGCTCCTCCAGCCTGCTCTGTGGCTCCAGAGGCCGAGCctgctgggaaggagaaaaccACCCTAAGCACTGGAGCACAAGGGCCAGGTGTGCTGGCAGAAGGGACATTGTCTGTGGTTGTTTCCAGCTGCAACACCTCTGCCTCCACTCCCGCTACTTTTACTTTGAACAGAGTGTGCTTTCCCACGTCTCAGGCCCCTGCTATGCAAAAAATGCCCCTGTCCTTTCAGGCTGGGGCAGTTCTGAGCCCGAGCCAGTCGCTGGTGTACATCCCACCACCCAGCTGCGGACAGCCGCTCAGTGTGGCTACGCTTCCAGCCACCTTGGGGGTCTCCTCCACACTCACCCTCCCCGTCCTGCCTTCCTACCTACACGAGCGTTGCCTGCCAGGCATTATCGCTTCCCCAGAGTTGCGCTCCTACCCCTACACCTTCTCCGTCACCAGACCCTTGGCTTCAGATGCCAAAGTGGTGTCTGTGGAGGTGAATCAGCTTAGCTGCCCTTCGCCCTCAGGCGGAAGCGGTGCCCAGGCTCCTGCCGAGGGCGGTCCCCCGTCCACCGCTGGCCCTTCCCTCTCATCCAGCCAGCCTCCGCTGGCAGCATCATGTGGGAGCGCTGCTCCCTCTTCCGGCACCGGTGCGCACGCCAGAGCCCCGGCAGCTCCCGAGCCGCCCGCACCGGGGGCTGCCACTTCACTCTCTCCTCTGAAGTCTCCTCCACAGCTAGAGCGCGAGACGGTCTTCTCTCCAGAGTGCAGCGAGATGCCTCTTGATCTCTCCTCCAAGTCCAATCGTCAGAAGCTGCCTCCACCCAGTCAACGCAAAACGCCTCCTATGCCCATCCTCACACCCGTGCACACCAGCGGCAAAGCGCTTCTCACCACGGTCCTGTCCAAGTCCCAGCGCGCGGCCCAGACTACGGGCAGCAGCGTCACCTCGTGTCTCGGCACCACCCCTCCCTTAGTCATCTTCCCCGAGTTCCTGCGCAACGGCGAGCAGGGCTCCTGGGTGAAGAACACCACGCTCATCAGCACCATTCCCGGCACCTACGTCGGCGTTGCCAACCCGGTGCCTGCCTCGCTGCTGCTCAGCAAGGACCCCGGTGTGAGCTTCAGCAGGGACCCACGCCACCTTCCCAAGCAGGAGCCTATTTCTATCATCGATCAGGGAGAGCCTCGCAGCGCTGGGGTTCCCTGCACGAAGAAAGCCAACCAGGTCAGCACAGAAGGACAGCAGGATCCTGCCAGGAGACTTCTTCATGGCAGAGTTGCTCCAGGAGCTCCTTTGTGTCAGTCCAAGGACATCTCCACCTGGAATCCTGGCCAGGGAAGTGTGTACCCGCGATGCCCTGTGAATGGAAAACCTTCCAGTCCTCAGCTTCTGCCTCTCGGCTGGTCCCCTTATCATCAAACGCCACTGCTTTCAATTGGCATCTccacagcagggcagctgcCCCCAAGCCAGAATAGCTCCTGCAAGCCAGCCGGTGCAGGTGAGCTCCCGACATTCCCAAGCGTGCCGCCCACGGAGTCCAGCACAGCCGCCCAGAGCCTGCCGGAGGGGCTGCCCAGGCTCCCGCCTCAGGAACGGGAAGCTGCAGCCAAGAGCAAGAGCTGCCGGGCCTTGCCCAAGCTCTACGAGGAGCCGGCCAATGCAGTCCCACTGGATGCAGATCCGTCTCTTCAGACCAGCGCTTTGGATGTGAAAGCGGGGAAGGGGAAGCTGGACAACCCTCAGAAGAGTCAAGAGGGTGATCAACTTGAGGCTGATGCCACTAAAGAGGGTGGTGTACAGACTGAGGCTCCCCAGGGGAGCTGTAGCCTCAAACAGTTGGACACAAAGCCTAAAAACCAAGTGTTGGCGGCATATTTGTCCCATGATCTGCCTGCAGCTGGACAGCAGAGCCTGCGAATGATTTCAGAGGTGCCCAGTGTGCCCACAGAGAGTCAACGCCAGGAGCCGGACTGCGAAGGCTCCCAGGAGCCGCTGGCCGCAGAGCCCCTCCAGTGCGTGCCTCAGGTGGATCTGTGCAGGGTCAAGAAGGAGCGAGTGGAGTGTGACGTGTCATTTACTTCTGTGACTTGCCTGCGAGCTGGGACTGCCCCCCAGGCCTTTGCCGAGGTCAAGCTCAAAGGAGCAGGCCAAATCAAGCAAGAGGGCAGCGTGCGCTGCAAGTCCAAGCGGCAGCATGATGGGGACACCAGGCAGGCGCACAAGAGACTGAAGTGCCAAGCCCAGGATGGCGAGGAGTCCCCAAGCAAATCGGGGAGCCGGAGTGTGCACGGCCGGAAG TGGCGAAAACACCATGACAATCTGCGTGAACTCGGCAAGCGAGAGGGCCGAACCGGCCTGGGATCACTGAAGGATCACAACAGCCTCAGGGTAAAGCGTAAGCGCAGGAGGCCAGCAAAGGCGGAGTTCTCATCCCCGGCACACCGCGGGGACAGCCACGAGGAAG GTTGCCTTGAGAAGAAGCCCAAGAACAACTTTCGGGATTTCATTCCAGTGGTGCTGAGCAGCCGGACGCGCAGTCAGTCAG GAAGCATCGCTGGCTCTTCTGCTGGTGCGACGGAAGAGTGTGATTTCATTTGTCAGGAGATTTTACCGTTGCTGGAGGAGGatcaggaagaagaggaggaggaagaagaggaggagacgTCCTTGAAACGTCGCAAGCTGCGAAAATCCCACAGGACATCACGCTATCACAGTCGCAGGGCCAGGGACAGGTCTCTGTCTGAGAGGAGCAGCTGCTACACAAGGAGGACCCGGGAGCTGCCCTGGAGAGCAGAATCACCCAGGCAGCTGTGGGAGCCcaatgaggaggaagaagatgaCAGCCAcatcaaaaggaagaaaaggagacgACAAAAAAGTCGGAAATACCAAACAGGGGAATATTTGACTGAGCGAGAGGAGGAGCGAGGGGGCTACCCCCACAGGAGGCGAAAATCCAAAGCAG ATTTTAGGTACCGGAAGCAGAAGGAGTCTGGGCAGGGTAAAGGCGCAGAGCTGCGACTGAGGAGCAggctttccccatccccccGAAAATCTCAAGGGCGCCCAGATTTTCGGAATGGCTTCTTCCTGGAGCACTCGCACTCGGACAGCTCTCCCGTCCAAGAAGAGCTAGAGAAACCATCAGGAAAACGCAAATGTAAAACCAAACACCTGGCAGGGATCTGTGACGAGGGGAAG gcGAAAGGCTGCTGGAACCAGCCCAAAATGCGCCCTCTGAAGAAGCCCCAGGACTTGTGGACACTTTGTAAGTCCCGTCGGGTCAGCCCAGGGAGTTGCCCCGAACTACCCATGGCCCAGAACGTTCCTCCTGGAGCTCGGCGGCTGATCGTGAACAAAAATGCAGGGGAGACCCTTCTGCAGCGAGCAGCCCGTCTGGGCTACAAG GACGTAGTGCTCTAttgcctgcagaaaaaaagcagtgacGTGAACCATCGCGACAACGCCGGCTACACGGCTCTGCACGAAGCCTGTGCACGAGGCTGGATAGACATCCTCCACATCCTGCTGGAGCACGGCGCCAACGTGAACTGCAGCGCGCAGGACGGCACAAG GCCTGTCCACGATGCAGTAGCAAATGACAACTTGGAAACCATGTGGCTTCTACTCTCCTATGGTGCTGATCCCACTCTGGCCACTTACTCTGGGCAGACAGCTGTGAAGCTCGCCACCAGTGAAGTGATGAAGCGCTTCCTCTGCG aTTACCTTTTGGATCTCCAGGGGCGCACTGATGGAGACCCTCGAACAGCATGGGACTTCTACAGCAGCTCTGTGCTAG AGGGAAAAGACAGCATTGGATGCGATCTTCTGCTCAACCCTCCAGGAAGTTCAGACCAGGAAGAAGAGGAGCAAGAAGCAGACAACTTCATGTTTGAGTTCTCAGACAAGCCGCTGCTTCCCAGCTATAACCTCCAAGTGTCAGTCTCTCGGGC